One genomic window of Magnolia sinica isolate HGM2019 chromosome 3, MsV1, whole genome shotgun sequence includes the following:
- the LOC131240850 gene encoding alkaline ceramidase TOD1 isoform X1, giving the protein MPTPPLFQSKLLCFSLFYLFTALFLSLYASLSNTKCIFQSPLLDPIQHALFNYPSSYGEHKYAISTVHSCTSPVYFSDYQVVLKEIQDFYMNSSNFPSVLRYLTEGGESFGGNFSTQKRKSYFDHRDDEVEVPCGFMKNFPVSDSDRLAMENCRGVVVASAIFDDHDKIRQPRGLSVKTLEIVCFFMFIDDSTIAGLNSHNIPIKNNKIGAWRIVRVSGKLPYKNPAMNGVIPKHLIHRLFPNSRFSIWVDAKLQLTVDPLLLIHALVISENADMALSKHPHNIHTIEEAIATARWKKWGDVELLRMQMETYCENGLQPWTPDKLPYASDVPDTALILRKHGLASNLWSCLVFNELEAFNPRDQLAFAYVRDLMRPQIKINMFEVEAFEHIAVEYRHNLKRGVGGGPDPSEGQKRIKMPIRGAINGSRCERYLLTMWGEPHDS; this is encoded by the exons ATGCCAACACCTCCCCTCTTCCAATCCAAGCTGCTCTGTTTCTCTCTTTTCTACCTCTTCACcgccctctttctttctctctatgCTTCTCTCTCCAACACAAAATGCATCTTCCAATCTCCACTGTTGGATCCGATCCAACACGCTCTCTTCAACTACCCTTCTTCTTATGGAGAACACAAATATgcaatctcaaccgtccattcatgCACTTCCCCTGTATATTTCTCAG ATTATCAGGTGGTTTTGAAAGAAATCCAGGATTTCTACATGAATTCTTCGAATTTTCCGTCTGTCTTGAGATACCTGACGGAAGGAGGAGAGAGCTTTGGAGGGAATTTTAGTACCCAAAAGAGGAAATCTTATTTTGATCACAGAGACGATGAGGTGGAGGTTCCTTGTGGATTCATGAAGAACTTTCCCGTGAGCGATTCTG ATAGGTTGGCAATGGAGAACTGCAGGGGAGTGGTAGTAGCATCTGCGATCTTCGATGATCATGATAAAATCCGACAGCCCAGAGGTTTATCAGTCAAAACATTAGAGATTGTTTGCTTCTTCATGTTCATCGATGATTCCACCATTGCGGGCCTTAATTCCCACAACATTCCTATAAAAAACAATAAGATTGGGGCATGGAGAATAGTAAGAGTTTCAGGCAAATTGCCTTACAAAAACCCAGCAATGAATGGAGTCATACCCAAACACTTAATTCACCGGCTCTTCCCGAATTCGAGATTCAGCATTTGGGTGGATGCGAAACTACAATTAACAGTGGATCCATTGCTGTTGATTCATGCCCTTGTTATTTCAGAGAACGCAGACATGGCCCTTTCAAAACACCCTCATAATATTCACACCATAGAAGAGGCAATTGCGACCGCAAGGTGGAAGAAATGGGGCGATGTGGAATTGTTGAGGATGCAAATGGAGACATACTGTGAGAATGGGTTGCAGCCGTGGACACCCGATAAGCTTCCGTATGCTTCAG ATGTTCCAGACACAGCTCTAATACTGAGAAAACATGGGCTTGCTAGCAACCTATGGTCGTGCCTTGTATTCAACGAACTGGAAGCTTTCAACCCAAGAGATCAGCTGGCTTTCGCTTATGTAAGGGATCTGATGAGGCCCCAAATCAAGATCAACATGTTCGAGGTAGAAGCCTTTGAGCACATAGCTGTCGAATATAGACATAACCTCAAACGGGGTGTGGGTGGTGGGCCAGACCCATCAGAGGGGCAGAAGAGGATAAAAATGCCAATTCGAGGGGCAATCAATGGAAGCAGATGTGAACGGTACCTTTTGACGATGTGGGGTGAACCCCATGATTCTTGA
- the LOC131240850 gene encoding alkaline ceramidase TOD1 isoform X2, producing the protein MPTPPLFQSKLLCFSLFYLFTALFLSLYASLSNTKCIFQSPLLDPIQHALFNYPSSYGEHKYAISTVHSCTSPVYFSDYQVVLKEIQDFYMNSSNFPSVLRYLTEGGESFGGNFSTQKRKSYFDHRDDEVEVPCGFMKNFPVSDSDRLAMENCRGVVVASAIFDDHDKIRQPRENADMALSKHPHNIHTIEEAIATARWKKWGDVELLRMQMETYCENGLQPWTPDKLPYASDVPDTALILRKHGLASNLWSCLVFNELEAFNPRDQLAFAYVRDLMRPQIKINMFEVEAFEHIAVEYRHNLKRGVGGGPDPSEGQKRIKMPIRGAINGSRCERYLLTMWGEPHDS; encoded by the exons ATGCCAACACCTCCCCTCTTCCAATCCAAGCTGCTCTGTTTCTCTCTTTTCTACCTCTTCACcgccctctttctttctctctatgCTTCTCTCTCCAACACAAAATGCATCTTCCAATCTCCACTGTTGGATCCGATCCAACACGCTCTCTTCAACTACCCTTCTTCTTATGGAGAACACAAATATgcaatctcaaccgtccattcatgCACTTCCCCTGTATATTTCTCAG ATTATCAGGTGGTTTTGAAAGAAATCCAGGATTTCTACATGAATTCTTCGAATTTTCCGTCTGTCTTGAGATACCTGACGGAAGGAGGAGAGAGCTTTGGAGGGAATTTTAGTACCCAAAAGAGGAAATCTTATTTTGATCACAGAGACGATGAGGTGGAGGTTCCTTGTGGATTCATGAAGAACTTTCCCGTGAGCGATTCTG ATAGGTTGGCAATGGAGAACTGCAGGGGAGTGGTAGTAGCATCTGCGATCTTCGATGATCATGATAAAATCCGACAGCCCAGAG AGAACGCAGACATGGCCCTTTCAAAACACCCTCATAATATTCACACCATAGAAGAGGCAATTGCGACCGCAAGGTGGAAGAAATGGGGCGATGTGGAATTGTTGAGGATGCAAATGGAGACATACTGTGAGAATGGGTTGCAGCCGTGGACACCCGATAAGCTTCCGTATGCTTCAG ATGTTCCAGACACAGCTCTAATACTGAGAAAACATGGGCTTGCTAGCAACCTATGGTCGTGCCTTGTATTCAACGAACTGGAAGCTTTCAACCCAAGAGATCAGCTGGCTTTCGCTTATGTAAGGGATCTGATGAGGCCCCAAATCAAGATCAACATGTTCGAGGTAGAAGCCTTTGAGCACATAGCTGTCGAATATAGACATAACCTCAAACGGGGTGTGGGTGGTGGGCCAGACCCATCAGAGGGGCAGAAGAGGATAAAAATGCCAATTCGAGGGGCAATCAATGGAAGCAGATGTGAACGGTACCTTTTGACGATGTGGGGTGAACCCCATGATTCTTGA